Within Streptomyces albofaciens JCM 4342, the genomic segment ATGTCGCGACGCTGCCGATAAAGCTGTGGCCCGGCATGAAGATCGGGCAGCTGTGCATGTTCCGGCTGACGTCGGCCGCCGAGCATCCGTACGGCTCCGAGAAGTACGGCTCGCGGTATCAGGGCCAGCGGGGGCCGACGCCCTCGCGGTCGTACAAGAATTTTCATCGGACACAGGTCTGAGGGTGCGAGAGAACCAGTGAGTGGTGTGCGGGAGAACCTGACGTACGAGCGCTTCGGCGGCGCGATTCGCGAGCTGGCGCAGACGATCGCCGACGACGGGTACGAGCCCGACATCGTGCTGTCGATCGCGCGCGGCGGCGTCTTCGTGGCGGGCGGTCTGGCGTACGCGCTGGACTGCAAGAACATCCACCTGGTGAACGTGGAGTTCTACACCGGCGTCGGCACGACCCTGGAGATGCCGGTCATGCTGGCGCCGGTGCCGAACGCGATCGACTTCTCCGACAAGAAGGTGCTGATCGCGGACGACGTCGCCGACACCGGCAAGACGCTGAAGCTGGTGCACGACTTCTGCCTGGGGACGGTGGCCGAGGTCCGCAGCGCGGTGATCTATGAGAAGTCGCACTCGCTGGTGAAGTGCGAGTACGTGTGGAAGCGCACGGACGAGTGGATCAACTTCCCGTGGAGCGTCGAGCCGCCGGTGGTGCGGCGCGAGGGGCAGATCCTGGACGCCTGAGGGAGGCGGCTCCGGGCGCCCGGGGAAGACCGCTCCGGGCGCTGAGGGAGACCGTTCCCGACGGAAGGCCCACCGAGTTTTCGGTGGGTCTTCTGTGTTTACGGGGCGGAAGGTGAATTCGGGCCAATCCCGTTCCGGGTGTTCCACCCGTGGCTACCTCCGAGTAGAAACCGGCGGAAACAGCAGACCGGAGGGGAGGCCCAAGGGTGCGTGCGAGAGCAGGGCGGCTGTTGGCCGCCGCAGCGGCGTTGGCGGTGGGGTTCGGCGGAGCGGGCACGGTCGCGGGGGTGGGCGCCGGTACGGCGGTGGCCGCCCAGGCCGGTCCGGCGGCCGCCAAGCCGCTGCCGCCCGAGCTGGAGAAGATCCGGGCGGCCGAGGCCGTCAAGCTGTACGGGGACGCGGCCGAGCGGCCGGCCGGGCAGCGGAAGACCTCCTTGATCTCGCTGGGCGACAGCGAGATATCGGGGGAGGGCGTCGGTACGTACGAGCCGGGGACGAACGGGCCCGACAACTGGTGTCACCGCTCGCCCGAGGCCGCCATCCACCGCACCGGGATACCGGCGGACGTGACGTACAACGTCGCCTGCTCCGGCGCGTACACCGGCAACATCAACATCGGCGGGACCAAGCAGTACGCCGACGAACTGGTGCAGAGCGACAACCTGGCGATCAAGGCCCGCAACACCCGGCTGAAGATGGTGCTGCTGGTGGCCGGGGCCAACGACGACCTTCAGTTCGGGCCGGTGATGACGGACTGCGTCACCCGCTGGTTCACCTTGCAGGGCACCTGCGAACCGAAGTACGCGCCGGGCTGGCAGGGCCGTGTCGACGCGCTGGTGCCCAAGGTCGAGCGGAGCGTGCGCGACCTGCGGACCGTGATGCGCGACGCGGGGTACGCGGACGGCGACTACAAGCTGGTCGTGATGGGCTACCCGAGCCCCATCGGGCCGGACATCGAGGACAACCCGAACTTCCCGGGCAAGCTGCCGGGCGGATGCACGGGCTACACCTCCGACTCCGCGTGGGGACGGAACGTTGCCGTTCCGACGTTCGAGAAGGGGATGCGGAAGGTCGCCGCGGACACCGGCGCGACCTACCTCGACAACTCGCGGCTCTTCCACGGCCACGAGGTGTGCATGGAGGACACCTGGGCCCGCGGCCTGTACGTGGACCTCACCAACCCCTTCCCGCCGGACTCCAACTCCGTACGGCAGTCCTTCCACCCGAACGCGCGCGGCCACGGCGCCTTCGCCTCCTGCCTGACGCAGCTGTACGCGTCCGACCGGCGCGAGGCCTCCTGCGCCGACCCGGCGAGCACCGGGCAGCCGAAGCTGTACCCGCTGGCCTGGGACGACGTGTACCGGCCGCTGAAGAACGCGGGCACCGGAAGCTGTGTGGACGCCAAGGGCGCGAGCAGCGGAAACGGTACGGCGGTGATCGGCTGGGACTGCAACGGACAGCGGAACCAGGACTGGTGGCACGACACGGAGCGCCGCTCGGTGCACGTGGGCCTGACCCAGGACCGGTGCCTGGACGTGCCGGGCGCGAAGTACGAGGCCGGGGCCGGGCTGGTGCTCTGGAACTGCTCGGGCGCGGCCAACCAGCAGTTCGTGAAGGACGCGGGCAGCGGCTCGGTCCGGCCGGCCGCCGCGCCGGGGCTGTGCCTGACGCTGGGCTCGGCCAAGGACGCGGTACGGCTGCAGAAGTGCGACGGGTCGGCGGGGCAGCGGTTCGCGTGACCGGCTCTTGGGCGCCGTGATCGGCTCTTGCGCGCAAGGCCCCGCTCCGGGAGAGCGGGGCCTTGCGGCGGAGGCAGGGTGGGGGATCGGCGTGCGGGGTGTGCGGCCGGGCCGGTGTACGGGGTGTGCGGCCGGCCCGGCCTACGGGGCGTACGCCGGGCCGGTCTACGGCTAGAGCGTGCCCAGTTTGACCAGGGCCAGCAGCGCGACCAGCTGGATCGCGGCGGCGCCCAGCGCCTTGGGCCACGGGAGGTCGTGCGACTTGCTCACCATCGAGGTGAAGAGCGCGCCCGCGGCCAGCCAGGTGGCCCAGCCCACCACCTGCACCAGGGTGCTGTCGCCGCCCAGGAACATCGCGAAGAGCAGTCTCGGCGCGTCCGTGATCGACATGATCAGCATGGACAGGCCGACGGTCGGCTGCCAGGCGCCGTCGCCGCCGAGCTGGCGGGCGAGGGTGTGGGTGACCGCGCCCAGGATCAGTCCGCCGACGACGAACATCACGGCGGTGATCAGCACCCACGGGATGCTGTTGGAGAGCGTGGCGTTCAGCACGTCCTCGCGGGCCTTGTCGAAGCCGAAGACCGCGAGCAGGCCGTAGACGAACGTGACGATCAGGGCCGGGCCCCAGACCGGGTGGTCGCGCATCTGCCAGAAGGTCGGGTTCGGCCGGGTGACCAGGCCGGTCAGCAGCTGCTTCCAGGGCAGCCGGGGGCCGGCCGGCGGGGCCGTGGCCTGGCCCGCGCGGTAGGTGCCGCCGTCGGCGTAGCCGTCGTCGCCGTACTGGCCGCCGTAGCCGTCGTCCGCCGGGGGGCCGTACGCGTCCGGAGCCTCGCCGACGCTGAACTGCTGGGTGTGGCCCGGGGCGTTGTCGTTGGCGTACGGCGCGTAGGACTGCTGCTGCGGCTGGTAGCCGCCGTCCCCGAAGTACTCGGGCTCGCCGTGCCGGTCGCCGCCGTACGGACCCGGTTGCGGGCCGCCGTACGACTGCGGGGGCTGCGGTGGCCGGTGCGGTTGCTGCTGCCACTGCTGCCCGTGCGGAGACGGGGGCTGCTGCCCGTACGGCTGTCCCTGCCCGCCGTACGGCGCCTGCTGCCCCTGCGGACCGTACGGAGCCTGCTGCCCCTGCTGCTGCCCCTGTTGCGCGGTCCGGGCGTCCCGTCCGCGACCCATCCTGAATCCAGCCACGTCATCGAACGTACCTGGTCTCGGCGGCCCGGGGGCCGGGCCCGGGGACAGCGGCCCGCTTTGCTGCCGAGCTGTGACATCCCCTAGGGGAGCGGGGTGCGCTTCCCCGACGGGAAGGGGGCACGGCTCCCCGAGGGGAGTGGGCGCGTTCACCGACGGGCGTGGGCGCGTTCACCGAGGGGAGTCGGTGCGCTTCCCCGAGGGGAGTCGGTGCGCTATCCCGAGGGGAGTCGGCGCGCTTCCCCGAGAGGACGCGGAGAATCCCCTTCACCGGGGCCGTCACTGGCTTCACCGGCCCGTGAGGCATCGGATCATCGTCGTCCGACGCCTCACGGGCGGGTGGGTCCGGCAGCGGTTACGGGGGGATACCGGCCGGTACCCAGGGACCACGGTCCACCGGTGAATGCCGCCGTCGGCACTCACGGAGGGACGTACGCATCGGCGACGCCGACCGGGCCCTGGCACCCAGACCGTAGCCGTACGGGAGCGGCGGCATGATCCATTCTGCGCAGGCGGTATCCGGATCACGCTGCGTGTTCGTGGGCGGGGCCTGGCTGCCCGCGGGGACGCGTGCGCGGGTGCCCGCCCGCCGTCGCGCGAGGACGATCGCCCGCCGTCGCGTCAGGGCGCCTGCAACGTCTGGGAAGGCGTCTCCCCGAACCGCTCGCGGTAACTGCGCGCGAAGCGCCCGAGGTGCACAAAGCCCCAGCGGTACGCCACTTCACCCACACTCAGCTCGCCCGGCCCCGCCCGCCGCAGCTCGTCCCGTACGCGGCTCAGCCGTACGTCGCGCAGGTACGCCATCGGCGACATGCCGACGTGCCGGCGGAAGCCCTCCTGGAGCCACCGCACGCTGACCTGTGCGACGGCGGCGAGTTCGGCGGTGTCGAAGGGGTGCTCGGGGCAGTCCTGGATGGCGTCCAGCGCGCGCTTGACGGGCGCCGGGCGGTACGAGGGCGCGGGCGGGCGGCTCAGCTCCTCGCGGTACGGATGGTCGGCGGCCAGCAACAGCCCGCTCAGCAGCGCCTCTTGCAGCGGGGCCGACACCAGCGGCTGGTGCAGCAGGCCGCCCGCGTCCTGGACGTCCCGTACGGCGGCCCGTACCAGTCGTGCCCAGCTGAGCCCCGGGCCGCGGGACACGTCGAAACCGGCGGCGAAGCGCACCGGCGCGCCGACGGTTCTGCCGAGCATGTGCTCCAGGTGCCGCTCCAGATCCGCCGTACGGATCTTCAGCGCCAGCAGCCGGCAGCCGGCGTGCCACCGGTCGATGGTGGTGCTGCCGTCCGGCTGGAACACCCCGGCCCGGTCCGGGGTGGCGGTCTCCGCCGCGCCCGTACCCTGCCGCCACTGGATGCTGCCGCTCAGCGGTACGTCGACGTGGTACGAGCCCAGCTCCCCGGACCGCAGCCGCAGATCGGTGCCGAATCCCACCTCACCGACGGTGACCGCGCCGAGCTGCACCACGTCGAGGTGCGCGCCCACGTCGTCGCCCGGGCGGAGCCGGTCGATGTGGGTGACGTAGAAGGCCTTGCCGAGCATCCACCGGGCCTCGTCGAGGTCGGCCGTCCGCAGGGACAGCACCGGGGGTGCCGACGGTGACGCCGCTCCCGGCTCAGCAGACATGTCCAGCACGACCCTTCCCCCGGGCTGACAGGTTCCCCCGGGCAGACAGAACCGTCCGTCCGGCACTGCCCGCCTCAACTGCGCACTCGGGAAAGGATATGTGCAGGGGGCAGTCGGGTGGCGGTGGTTCCGGGGTGGACGGCCATCCCCCCGGCTCCGCCTCCCGGGCACCGGCCCCTGAGGGGCGGGCGCCCTGTGGATCAGGACGATTTCGCCGCGCCGCCCGTCACCCGCTCGTACAGCTCCCGCGCCTGCCGGTCGAAGAGGACGGCCGTCGACTCGGCGTCCGTGTCGCCGCCGCTCAGCACGCCGATCAGGCGGCCGGGGCGGCGGGCGTCGTGGTGGTCGGCGAGCCAGGGGCTGCCGCTGGTGCCGTCGTGGAAGCCGCCGCACCGCATCAGCATCATGTACGGCTGGTCGTCGTCGCGCTGGGTGTCCGTGGCGCAGGTGATCGGGTGGTTGTCGGGGTTGTACGCCTCATTGGGGTAGCCGACGACGGTGACGTGGCGGCGGGGGCCGGAGGACCAGTCGGGGGTGGCGGCGCCGACGACCTCCTGCACGGAGCGGCCCTGGGCGTCCGGCTCGACGGTCAGGAAGGCGTAGTCGCCCCGGTCGCCGTCCTCCTCCTGCCACGCCCGTGGCACGTGGATGCCGTTGACCTTCCACTTCCCGTACGGGAACGTGCCTTCGCCGGCCCCGGAGAAGCGCGGCGCGAACTGCAGGTCGCCGGTGATCGGCCCGGACTCCTTCCCGCCGTCCGGGTCCCCGCCCTTGCCCTCGTCCTCGTCGCCGTCCTCGTCGCCGTCCTCGTCGTCGTCCTGGAAGTGGACGCAGTGCGCGGCGGTGACGAGCACATTGCCCTTCGGGCTGTCGACGACGCTCGCGGTGCAGTGGTGCTCCCCGTCGGCGAACAGGACGCCGACGAAGGGCAGCCCCTCGAAGTGCCGGGCGGCGGGCTGCGAGGGGTCCGCCGCCCGCGAACTCCCGCCACAGCCGGTGAGCCCGACGAGTGCGGCCATCGCGGCAGCGGCGGCGGTGACGGTGGTGGCGGCTGTGGCGACAGGGGTCCGGGCGGATCTCATGTACGGGACGGTACGTCGCGCCGCGTGTGTACGCCGCTCCACGGGCCTACGCCGGTACGGCCTCGGCACGTCGGGACGGAGGTGGAGCGTCGGGACGAGGACGGAGCGACGGGACGGCAACGTATCGATGACACGTGACCGTATCGATGGCGCGCGACCGTATCGATGACACGTGACCGTATCGATGGCGCGCGACCGTAGCGATGACACGTGACCGTAGCGATGACACGTGACCGTATCGACGGCACGCTTCCGTATCGATGACACGTGACCGTATCGACGGCACGCTTCCGTATCGATGACACGCATGCGTACCGACGCAACGCACCCGGCCGCCCCCACCGAAGCGGGAGCGACCGGGTGCGGGGCAGGGGAGCCGGGGGATCGGGGGCCGGGGAACCGGGCGACCGAGGAATCGGACGGAACCGGCTACTTGACCGGCTCCGGCTCCGGCGCGTCCGTCGCGGCCTCCTCGCCCGCCGGGTCGACCGGCGTCTTGACGGAGTCCAGCAGCAGCTGGGCCACGTCCACGACCTGGATGGACTCCTTCGCCTTGCCGTCGTTCTTCTTGCCGTTGACCGAGTCGGTCAGCATGACCAGGCAGAACGGGCAGGCAGTGGAGACGATGTCCGGGTTCAGGGACAGGGCCTCGTCGACGCGCTCGTTGTTGATGCGCTTGCCGATCCGCTCCTCCATCCACATGCGCGCGCCGCCCGCGCCGCAGCAGAAGCCGCGCTCCTTGTGGCGGTGCATCTCCTCGTTGCGCAGTCCGGGCACCTTGGCGATGATCTCGCGCGGCGGCGTGTAGACCTTGTTGTGGCGGCCCAGGTAGCAGGGGTCGTGGTACGTGATCAGGCCCTCGACCGGGGTGACGGGGATCAGCCTGCCCTCGTCGATCAGGTGCTGGAGCAGCTGGGTGTGGTGGATGACCTCGTACTCGCCGCCGAGCTGCGGGTACTCGTTCGCGATCGTGTTGAAGCAGTGCGGGCAGGTCGCGACGATCTTCTTCTTGGCCTTCGGGACGGTGACGCCCTCGTCCGCATCCTCGCCGAACGCCATGTTCAGCATCTCGACGTTCTGCTGTCCGAGCTGCTGGAAGAGGAACTCGTTGCCCAGGCGGCGGGCCGAGTCGCCGGTGCACGCCTCGTCGCCGCCCATGATCGCGAACTTCACGCCCGCGATGTGCAGCAGCTCGGCGAACGCCTTGGTGGTCTTCTTGGCGCGGTCCTCCAGGGCGCCCGCGCAGCCGACCCAGTACAGGTAGTCGACCTCGGTGAGGTCCTCGATGTCCTTGCCGACGACCGGGACCTCGAAGTCGACCTCCTTGGTCCACGCCAGGCGCTGCTTCTTGGCCAGGCCCCAGGGGTTGCCCTTCTTCTCCAGGTTCTTCAGCATCGTGCCGGCCTCGCTGGGGAAGCTGGACTCGATCATGACCTGGTAGCGGCGCATGTCGACGATGTGGTCGACGTGCTCGATGTCGACCGGGCACTGCTCGACGCAGGCGCCGCAGGTAGTGCAGGACCACAGGACGTCGGGGTCGATGACGCCGTTTTCTTCGAGGGTGCCGACCAGGGGGCGCTCGGCCTCGGCCAGCGCCGCCGCCGGCACGTCCTTGAGCTGGGCCGCGGTCGCCTTCTCGGCGCCCTCCTCGTCCTTGCCGCCCCCGGCGAGCAGGTACGGGGCCTTGGCGTGCGCGTGGTCGCGCAGCGCCATGATCAGCAGCTTCGGGGACAGCGGCTTGCCGGTGTTCCAGGCGGGGCACTGCGACTGGCAGCGGCCGCACTCGGTGCAGGTGGAGAAGTCGAGCAGGCCCTTCCAGGAGAAGTGCTCGATCTGGGAGACGCCGAACTGGTCGTCCTCGCCCGGGTCCTCGAAGTCGATCGGCTTGCCCGCGCTGGTCATCGGCTGGAGCGCGCCGAGCGCCACGTCACCGGAGGCCTCGCGCTTGAACCAGATGTTCGGGAAGGCCAGGAAGCGGTGCCAGGCCACGCCCATGTCGGTCTTCAGCGCGACCGTGATCATCCAGATGAAGGAGGTCGCGATCTTCAGGCCGGCGAAGAAGTAGGTGAGGTTCTGGAGCGTGCCGACATCCATGCCCTCCAGCCAGGAGACCACCGGGTACGAGATGAAGAACGAGGCCTCGTAGCCGTCCACGTGGTGCTGGGCGCCCTCCAGCGCGTGCAGCATGAAGATGCAGACGCCGACGATCAGGATGACCGCCTCGACGAAGTACGCCTGCCCGAAGTTGGAGCCGGTGAACCGGGACTTGCGGCCCGCCTTGCCGGGCTTGCTCAGCTGCCGGATGACGATCAGGAGCAGGATGCCGAGCACCGTCATCGTGCCGATGAACTCGACGAAGACGTTGTACGGCGCCCACTCGCCGATGACGGGCAGCAGCCAGTCGGCCTTGAAGAGCTGGCCGACGGCGTTGACGATCGTCAGCAGCAGCGAGAAGAAGCCCACCGCCACGAACCAGTGCGCCGCGCCGACGATGCCCCACTTGTTCATGCGGGTGTGGCCGAGGAACTCCTTGACCACCGTGACCGTGCGTTGCTTCGGGTTGTCGGTCCGGGTGCCGGCCGGTACGGGCTGGCCGAGCCGCAGCTGCCGGACGATCTGCAGGATGGCACGGCCGAACAGTGCGACGCCGACCGCGATTAGGACCAGCGACACGATGATCGCGGCGAGTTGCATGGGTGGCTCCTCGGGCCTGCGAGTGCGGGGGTTACGGGGAATACTTCTGGAGGGGCTGCGCGTACGCGCGAGGGGTACACGGAGTCCGCGGGGACAAGATCTACAGCGATTACTAAGCAGTAACTTTTCGGGTCTGCGCTGAGGTTACCCAGTATCCCGAGCCCCATGAAGCCGCCCGGCCGGTGATCTGTGTCGCGCAGGCAACCCTTCGTGGGCGCCACCGCGTCCCCCGTAGCGGGAGTGACGAGGCGCTCGACATGAAAGTTGAGCGTGACCGGCTCAGGTCAATTGACACAGCGGCCAACGTGCTGCACGCTTGAGCCTGTTCCACTCAAGTCATGGAGGAATCGAAATGGCACGTGCGGTCGGCATCGACCTGGGCACGACGAACTCCGTCGTCAGTGTTCTCGAAGGCGGTGAGCCCACCGTCATCACCAACGCCGAGGGCGCCAGGACCACGCCGTCCGTCGTCGCCTTCGCCAAGAACGGCGAGGTGCTGGTCGGCGAGGTCGCCAAGCGCCAGGCGGTCACCAACGTGGACAGGACGATCCGTTCGGTCAAGCGCCACA encodes:
- a CDS encoding Yip1 family protein, producing MGRGRDARTAQQGQQQGQQAPYGPQGQQAPYGGQGQPYGQQPPSPHGQQWQQQPHRPPQPPQSYGGPQPGPYGGDRHGEPEYFGDGGYQPQQQSYAPYANDNAPGHTQQFSVGEAPDAYGPPADDGYGGQYGDDGYADGGTYRAGQATAPPAGPRLPWKQLLTGLVTRPNPTFWQMRDHPVWGPALIVTFVYGLLAVFGFDKAREDVLNATLSNSIPWVLITAVMFVVGGLILGAVTHTLARQLGGDGAWQPTVGLSMLIMSITDAPRLLFAMFLGGDSTLVQVVGWATWLAAGALFTSMVSKSHDLPWPKALGAAAIQLVALLALVKLGTL
- a CDS encoding AraC family transcriptional regulator — its product is MSAEPGAASPSAPPVLSLRTADLDEARWMLGKAFYVTHIDRLRPGDDVGAHLDVVQLGAVTVGEVGFGTDLRLRSGELGSYHVDVPLSGSIQWRQGTGAAETATPDRAGVFQPDGSTTIDRWHAGCRLLALKIRTADLERHLEHMLGRTVGAPVRFAAGFDVSRGPGLSWARLVRAAVRDVQDAGGLLHQPLVSAPLQEALLSGLLLAADHPYREELSRPPAPSYRPAPVKRALDAIQDCPEHPFDTAELAAVAQVSVRWLQEGFRRHVGMSPMAYLRDVRLSRVRDELRRAGPGELSVGEVAYRWGFVHLGRFARSYRERFGETPSQTLQAP
- a CDS encoding trypsin-like serine peptidase; its protein translation is MRSARTPVATAATTVTAAAAAMAALVGLTGCGGSSRAADPSQPAARHFEGLPFVGVLFADGEHHCTASVVDSPKGNVLVTAAHCVHFQDDDEDGDEDGDEDEGKGGDPDGGKESGPITGDLQFAPRFSGAGEGTFPYGKWKVNGIHVPRAWQEEDGDRGDYAFLTVEPDAQGRSVQEVVGAATPDWSSGPRRHVTVVGYPNEAYNPDNHPITCATDTQRDDDQPYMMLMRCGGFHDGTSGSPWLADHHDARRPGRLIGVLSGGDTDAESTAVLFDRQARELYERVTGGAAKSS
- a CDS encoding (Fe-S)-binding protein; protein product: MQLAAIIVSLVLIAVGVALFGRAILQIVRQLRLGQPVPAGTRTDNPKQRTVTVVKEFLGHTRMNKWGIVGAAHWFVAVGFFSLLLTIVNAVGQLFKADWLLPVIGEWAPYNVFVEFIGTMTVLGILLLIVIRQLSKPGKAGRKSRFTGSNFGQAYFVEAVILIVGVCIFMLHALEGAQHHVDGYEASFFISYPVVSWLEGMDVGTLQNLTYFFAGLKIATSFIWMITVALKTDMGVAWHRFLAFPNIWFKREASGDVALGALQPMTSAGKPIDFEDPGEDDQFGVSQIEHFSWKGLLDFSTCTECGRCQSQCPAWNTGKPLSPKLLIMALRDHAHAKAPYLLAGGGKDEEGAEKATAAQLKDVPAAALAEAERPLVGTLEENGVIDPDVLWSCTTCGACVEQCPVDIEHVDHIVDMRRYQVMIESSFPSEAGTMLKNLEKKGNPWGLAKKQRLAWTKEVDFEVPVVGKDIEDLTEVDYLYWVGCAGALEDRAKKTTKAFAELLHIAGVKFAIMGGDEACTGDSARRLGNEFLFQQLGQQNVEMLNMAFGEDADEGVTVPKAKKKIVATCPHCFNTIANEYPQLGGEYEVIHHTQLLQHLIDEGRLIPVTPVEGLITYHDPCYLGRHNKVYTPPREIIAKVPGLRNEEMHRHKERGFCCGAGGARMWMEERIGKRINNERVDEALSLNPDIVSTACPFCLVMLTDSVNGKKNDGKAKESIQVVDVAQLLLDSVKTPVDPAGEEAATDAPEPEPVK
- a CDS encoding ricin-type beta-trefoil lectin domain protein, with translation MRARAGRLLAAAAALAVGFGGAGTVAGVGAGTAVAAQAGPAAAKPLPPELEKIRAAEAVKLYGDAAERPAGQRKTSLISLGDSEISGEGVGTYEPGTNGPDNWCHRSPEAAIHRTGIPADVTYNVACSGAYTGNINIGGTKQYADELVQSDNLAIKARNTRLKMVLLVAGANDDLQFGPVMTDCVTRWFTLQGTCEPKYAPGWQGRVDALVPKVERSVRDLRTVMRDAGYADGDYKLVVMGYPSPIGPDIEDNPNFPGKLPGGCTGYTSDSAWGRNVAVPTFEKGMRKVAADTGATYLDNSRLFHGHEVCMEDTWARGLYVDLTNPFPPDSNSVRQSFHPNARGHGAFASCLTQLYASDRREASCADPASTGQPKLYPLAWDDVYRPLKNAGTGSCVDAKGASSGNGTAVIGWDCNGQRNQDWWHDTERRSVHVGLTQDRCLDVPGAKYEAGAGLVLWNCSGAANQQFVKDAGSGSVRPAAAPGLCLTLGSAKDAVRLQKCDGSAGQRFA
- a CDS encoding phosphoribosyltransferase, which produces MSGVRENLTYERFGGAIRELAQTIADDGYEPDIVLSIARGGVFVAGGLAYALDCKNIHLVNVEFYTGVGTTLEMPVMLAPVPNAIDFSDKKVLIADDVADTGKTLKLVHDFCLGTVAEVRSAVIYEKSHSLVKCEYVWKRTDEWINFPWSVEPPVVRREGQILDA